Proteins encoded together in one Lathyrus oleraceus cultivar Zhongwan6 chromosome 5, CAAS_Psat_ZW6_1.0, whole genome shotgun sequence window:
- the LOC127079268 gene encoding uncharacterized protein LOC127079268 has protein sequence MAHANNDKDHYSAKPSIFDGEKLEYWKYRIKIFFIGCDVDLWDMVIDGYTYPTNAYGTMFGRSKMNEQQKKDHKNQHIFITILLNVISYSEYEKIINKDFFKSMFNSLKMTHERNEQVKKTKAFALIHKYEAFKMEECFLVAFLFLIEEMFLGFQTLLVGLKVLNKGYTTSDHSHEIELEEGEPQKKVKFVALKSKGKPKKAKALQAKEEEYEESFEEEDQLQKKFGADKDVIYFKCKKSGHYKNEFPKLKPKKNFFKEKKKVLMETWDDSESSEYDSEKEEVNMALEASTEASESESDSELNSDSGKVFSHLTCSELELFLAEILENVYKLKKRYKNLK, from the exons ATGGCACATGCAAACAATGATAAAGATCATTATTCTGCCAAACCTtcaatctttgatggagaaaagttaGAATATTGGAAATATAGAATTAAAATTTTCTTCATAGGTTGTGATGTAGATCTATGGGATATGGTAATAGATGGATACACATATCCTACAAATGCATATGGTACAATGTTTGGAAGAAGCAAAATGAATGAGCAGCAAAAGAAGGATCACAAGAATCAACATATATTCATAACTATATTGTTGAATGTTATTTCGTATTCAGAGTATGAAAAGATTATAAATAAAGATTTTTTTAAGTCTATGTTTAATTCATTGAAAATGACTCATGAAAGAAATGAGCAAGTTAAGAAAACTAAGGCATTTGCTTTAATACAtaaatatgaagccttcaaaatggaagaaTGTTTTCTTGTCGCTTTCTTGTTTCTGATTGAGGAGATGTTCTTAGGATTTCAAACTCTTTTAGTTGGATTAAAAGTTCTGAATAAGGGTTATACCACTTCAGATCAC AGTCACGAGATTGAGCTTGAAGAGGGTGAGCCCCAGAAGAAAGTAAAGTTTGTGGCTCTGAAGTCCAAAGGCAAGCCTAAGAAGGCTAAAGCTCTTCAAGCTAAAGAAGAAGAGTATGAAGAAAGCTTTGAAGAAGAGGATCAATT GCAGAAGAAGTTTGGAGCTGACAAGGATGTTATCTACTTTAAATGCAAAAAGTCTGGACATTATAAGAATGAGTTTCCTAAACTCAAGCCTAAAAAGAATTTCTTCAAAGAGAAGAAGAAGGTTCTGATGGAAAcctgggatgactctgaatctTCAGAATATGACTCTGAAAAAGAGGAGGTTAACATGGCTCTAGAAGCTAGCACTGAAGCATCTGAATCAGAATCAGATTCAGAATTAAACTCAGACTCTGGCAAGGTATTTTCTCATCTCACTTGTTCTGAATTAGAATTATTCTTAGCTGAGATTCTTGAAAATGTTTATAAGCTTAAAAAAAGATACAAGAATCTAAAATAG